A part of Corynebacterium mustelae genomic DNA contains:
- the crgA gene encoding cell division protein CrgA, with product MPKAKISHNSLPVSAGSSANRTPVKINSTGTPLWYKIIMFGLMLAGLAWLIVNYLAGLHIPFMMELGPWNYAIGFGLFIVGLLMTMGWR from the coding sequence ATGCCAAAGGCTAAAATCTCTCATAACTCACTACCCGTTTCCGCCGGCTCCTCTGCTAACCGCACCCCGGTGAAAATCAATTCCACCGGCACTCCACTGTGGTACAAGATCATCATGTTCGGGCTGATGCTAGCAGGCCTAGCATGGCTTATCGTTAACTACTTAGCTGGTTTGCACATCCCATTCATGATGGAACTTGGCCCTTGGAATTACGCCATCGGCTTCGGCCTATTCATCGTCGGCCTGCTCATGACCATGGGTTGGCGCTAA
- a CDS encoding rhomboid family intramembrane serine protease, which produces MNSSISHTIRNYYRQAPVTSALFIVMAALALITSVQSGSVENNLDYSSVGQEFVLYGPDLNVAGVVGSMFVHVGIGHFIVNSFFLLLLGREIEPVVGSWLYGAVFLTAGIGAAAAVYVMDFYAPTAGASGALYGLMALLVALAFRRRADLRAPIVFIGINVLFSLISPGVSLWGHLGGLVAGALMTPVVLSNVKIVQWVSIVVAFVIAVGILVS; this is translated from the coding sequence ATGAACTCTTCAATCTCCCATACTATTCGCAATTACTATCGCCAGGCGCCTGTGACGAGTGCGCTTTTTATTGTCATGGCGGCGCTGGCGTTGATTACGTCTGTGCAGTCGGGTTCGGTAGAAAACAATCTGGATTACTCGTCAGTGGGGCAGGAATTCGTGCTATATGGGCCGGACCTTAATGTGGCAGGGGTTGTGGGGTCTATGTTTGTCCATGTTGGTATTGGGCATTTCATCGTTAATAGTTTCTTTCTTCTGCTGCTTGGCCGCGAAATTGAGCCGGTGGTGGGGTCGTGGCTGTATGGTGCGGTGTTTTTAACAGCGGGTATTGGGGCCGCAGCCGCCGTGTATGTCATGGATTTTTACGCCCCAACGGCGGGCGCTTCGGGCGCGTTATATGGGTTGATGGCGTTGTTGGTGGCTCTTGCTTTTCGACGCCGGGCTGATCTTCGGGCACCGATTGTGTTTATTGGGATCAACGTGTTGTTTAGTCTTATTTCACCGGGTGTGAGTTTATGGGGGCATCTTGGTGGTCTTGTTGCCGGGGCGCTGATGACCCCGGTGGTGTTGAGCAATGTGAAGATCGTGCAGTGGGTGTCGATTGTGGTCGCATTTGTGATAGCTGTGGGGATTTTGGTTAGTTAA